Genomic segment of Helicobacteraceae bacterium:
GCGCGAGGCTTAAAAAAATCGACCTGATCTTGCAAACGCCGGCAAGCGCGGTAGCCTCGCCCGAAGATTTAGGCAAATCGCTGATTGCGACTCCAAAAGGTCAAATCGTGCCGCTTGGAGAGTTAGGCGATATTAAACTAGGACAAGGCGCCACGGAGATTAGACGCTTTCAGGGCAGGCGCACTATCACCCTTCAGGTTTCGCCGCCGCGCGACGTAACCATTCAAGAGGCGATGGAGAGGATCGACGAGATCGCCCCCGAAGTTCTAGCGGATAGCAAAACCGCCGAAATTAGGCTAAGCGGCACGGCGGATAAATTAACGCAGACGGTTGACGCGCTTAAATGGAATTTTATCCTGGCGATCGTCATAACCTATCTGCTGATGAGCGCGCTTTTTGGCAATTTTCTTTATCCGTTTATTATTCTTTTTACGGTGCCGTTAGCGACGGCGGGCGGTTTTCTAGGATTGAGCATGACAAATTGGTTTTTAACGCCGCAACCTCTGGACATTCTTACGATGCTAGGCTTTATCATTCTGGTCGGCGTGGTGGTAAATAGCGCGATTTTAATCGTTCATCAAAGTTTGAACTTCGTAAGAAACGACGGAATGGAACATATCGCGGCGATCAAAGAGGCTGTCCGCATTAGATTGCGCCCGATCTATATGAGCGCGCTGACCTCCGTGTTCGGAATGCTTCCGCTGGTGTTAGCGCCCGGACCCGGCAGCGAAATGTATCGCGGGCTTGGCAGCGTAATTACCGGCGGTCTTATGGTCTCCACTATATTTACGGTTTTCATCATACCCGCTCTCCTTAGTTACGCGATCAAATGGGAAAATATGCGAAAGGGCGAATATTGAGAGCCGAGCGCTTAACGTATAAAGCTAGAACTAATTTAGGAAGTTTTTACACGCCTAAACGCGTCGTTGATAAATCGCGTAAAGAGATAGAGGCGCGCCTATGAAAACCGTTTTAGCGGCGTTATTTCTCGCCGCGACGTTAAACGCGCTAACGCTTGATCAGGCGATTGACTTGGCGCTGAAAAATCACGCCAAAATCGCGGAGGCGCGAGCGGCGTATTACGCGGCAAACGAGCGAGAAAACGGAGCGATCGCAAACTTTCTGCCCACGATCGGCGCTTCGCAAACGCGCTACGATCGGGAGACTACGACGGCAAGCTCGCGGCAAACGACGCGATTTTACGCGAATCTAAACCTCTTTGCGGGACTTGGCGATTACGCGAACGCTAGAGCCGCCAACTGGACGAAAAACGCCAAACGATACGAGTTTGACGCTACGCGAGCCGATATTATTTTGGAGACGAAATACGCCTTTTACGGCTACCTGAAAGCCAAAGACACGCTTGCGGCGGCGCAAGAAAATATGAGAGCCACGCAAAAACAGGCGAAAGACGCGCGGGCGTTTTTCGATCAAGGGTTAATTGGCAGTTACGAAAGACACGCGATTGCCATCGAGGCGCTACAAAGCGAGCAAACTACGCTTAACGCGCTCAGCGCTCTGGAGGTGGCTAAATTAACGCTTCAGCGCGTAATAGCGCAACCGCTTTCAGACGAACCGATCGCGCCCGCGCCGCCAAAAACGACTCTTTTTGATCGAAAAAGGCTAAACAATTTGACGCTAAAAAATCGCAGCGAGATCAAAAGCCTATTGGCGCAGATAAACGCGCAAAAAGAGCAAAAAACCAAAGCGTTAAGCCCCGCCCTACCCTCCGCCGACTTGCAGGTCGCCAAAGAAAAATACGAATACGAAAGCGGATTTAGCGGAATCGACGAGCAAACGACGACGACGCTTACGCTTACTTGGCAACTACCGGGCGTGGTAAAGCCCTATTTTGATCGCGAAGCGGCGCTTTACGATCAGCGCGCGCTTGAAAGCCGTCTAGCCGATCTAAAACGAACGCTGGAATTGCAGCTCGCCTCCGTTAGCGAACGGCTCCTATTAGCGGAAAAAGCGTTTGAGGTCGCCAAAGAGAGCCTAAAATTAGCGGAGGAGAATTTGCGAATCGCGCAAAACCGCTTTAACGAGCAGATCGCAAGCGCCAGCGAGCTGATCGACGCGGACGCGGCGCTGTGGAAAGCCAAAGAACAATACACGCTCTATTATTACGATAAACTCTTGGCGTTAGCCGATCTTGAGCGGGTTACCGAATCCGATCTGACCAAGCCGTAACCGCTTAAATTGCGCGCTTTGTGGTTTTCTAAGCGTCGATTGCGGCTATAGTTTCTCTAGCGCTCGTCGGCGCTTCGTTATATTAAATTAATATAAATATTTTTAATTATATATTTTTACAAAGTTTAGCGATTTTTGCGATTTTACGAAAACAGAGGCTTCGTTGGGCGTTATTTCCCGTTTTTACGCCTACAAAGTTTATTTTAAGTTTGGAGCGCTATAATTTTGCGCTTTAACTGATTTACGAACCGATCGTGTCGTAGTCTGCGTTGATGGCGCCGCTTATGTTTCAAACGGCGCTATATCGTTACCTGTTACAATAAGACCCGATTTTCAGGGGATTGAGACAATCGTCTTCCGAGCTTCATAGGCTGCTCCGAGCAGGTTACAATAAGACCCGATTTTCAGGGGATTGAGACAAACGTCGCCGCAAGAGAGGGCGTCGGCATTGTTACAATAAGACCCGATTTTCAGGGGATTGAGACCCAACAGCCCACTTCCCAAGCAGCGGGAGGTGTTACAATAAGACCCGATTTTCAGGGGATTGAGACATGCCGTCTCGAAGGCACTTTTGATTACCTTGCGGTTACAATAAGACCCGATTTTCAGGGGATTGAGACTGTTTTGAGAGGGGTCTATCTCCTCCTCGTTCAGGTTACAATAAGACCCGATTTTCAGGGGATTGAGACGTAGTCTTTCCGTATCGGTCGAGCTTGAATTTCTCGTTACAATAAGACCCGATTTTCAGGGGATTGAGACACCTTACGAGACTCCCATGCCGTCCCTAACAGGAGTTACAATAAGACCCGATTTTCAGGGGATTGAGACCATTTTGCCCAACCAAGGCAGGTCATTATAGAGTTACAATAAGACCCGATTTTCAGGGGATTGAGACGGGCATGACCGCCGCTTACGCCCTGTTGCTTGGGTTACAATAAGACCCGATTTTCAGGGGATTGAGACAGCTCAAGCAAGCTCAGCTCAAACGCGGACTTGATGTTACAATAAGACCCGATTTTCAGGGGATTGAGACCTCAAGCAAGCTCAGTTCGAAAGCCGACTTGATGTTACAATAAGACCCGATTTTCAGGGGATTGAGACTTAATTGGTTTTTGGTTCTTTCGCGCAAAAGCGGTTACAATAAGACCCGATTTTCAGGGAATTAAGACGCTTGCGAAGCCGCAGAACCTATCGAGCTGCCTAAACCTTTCATCTTAAACGAAGTATCAACTGAACAATTGATCAATCAAAATACTGAACGGATAGAAGGAGAAATTTATAGACGATAAGCGGTTATGATTAGGCTTAATAGCCCTCTTTGCTATATTTCGGGCTGGAATCGGATTTGTAGCGGCTATTTAGATATTTGGCGCTTTTGCCCTATTTATTCTGGCGTTTGTATTTGACGCTTTGACTATCCAAACGCCCCGTAGCCCCGCTCAACGTTTTGGGGCTTTCTATCCTTGCCAGATCGCCGCAACTTCAAGGCGCTATGGCGCGGAATATTAGCTCGCGTCCTTTTTCCTAAACGATCGCGATTTTATTGAAAGTTACACGTTTCGACGGCGGTAAGCCGCGCATCGCTTCGCGCGGGTATGACTGGGAAGAGGCGAACGATAAACAAAGCGACGCATATACGCGAGTTTCGCGTCGCCGTTAAACCAAAAATAGTTTGTCTAATAGCGATCTTATAGAAATCTGTGATACGGCGCGCCGAAAACCGCCTCTATTTTTTTAGCCGTTTTAACGCTAATTCGCCTTGCGCCGCGTTCCATATCGGAGATAACGTTTTGTTTTATGCCAATCTTTTGCGCAAATTCGCCTTGCGTCAGACTATGTTTAAGGCGCAAGCATTTAAGAGCGATCGACGGGCAAGCTTCGTTGCCGCCGTTCTCGCAATCAAGCTCTATCTCGTGTCCGCTTAGGCGCAAAAAAGCGCATACGGCTTCCGCCACGCTTTTTGCCTCCTCTTGATTAGACACGGCAAGGATCGCCTCGCAACCCTTTGCTCCTCGTCTAAGCGACATTTTTACTTTCACTAAAGTTTAAGCCCCAAAAGCGCGTCTAGCATTATTTGTATCGTGCTGATCACTCTAGCGTTCGCCGAATAGCCCGCTTGGAAACGAATCAAATTCGCTAACTCCTCGTCAACGTTCACGCCGCTTATAGAGGTAAACTGCGTTGATACGCTGTTTTCAACCGCCGTAGCGGTTTCCAAAGAGGTAACCGAAGTCGCCGTATCTTCCGCCAGCGTTCCCGCGAGAAACTTGTAGCGCCCCATAATCGTTTCGCTTGAAATCGAGCCGTCGAGATTCAAAAACGACACGTTTTGATATTGAAGCTGTTGCATCGCGTTGGCAATCTCGTTGTTGCCGACTACGGGCAAATCATAAGCCTGGATTTTGGCGGGATCGTTTTTGAAAACGGTATTTAGATCGATATTTTTTGCGCTGGAGCCGTCAAAAAATCTATTAAGCCCGATCGCGCCCGCAAAACCCGTTTTATCATCAACAATGTTAAACGACAGTTCGGAGTTTTGATCCTTTACGTCGATACGCAAGCGGTTGCCGTCAAATCCCGCGACGATAAAATCGTCGAGGTCGTTTGCCATATCGTTATCCGCGTTATCGTCAACGCGAGGCATATTTATCTGCGCGGCGATTCCGCTCAAAGTGGAGTAAAGCGGATTGGTCGATCGTTTGTCGATCGTTATCTCTCTAGCCGCGATCTGAACGCCGTTGACGTCGTATATGCCAATCGTGAACGTCCCGTCCTCAACGGCAAAAGGAATATCCGTCGCCTCGAGCGTTTCGAGGTTTTTAGCGCCTGTCATATCCAGCGCTCCGCGAATTAGGGACATATCCTCCGATATAAGCGCCGCGCCGAGTTTCGTAGAGGCGCCCGTCGTGCCGGTAACTAGCGTCAATTGCCCGCCCGCGACGCGCGCCTCGCCGTCGAGGTTTCGCGCGCTTAACTGCGCGTTGATAGCCTCCGCGACCTGCCAAAGACTCATTGTTTGGGGATCGATATGCACGATAATATCGGATTGTATTCTGTCGCCGTTTTGATCGTAAGCGACTATTGTCATATCGCCCTCTTGAACCTTGCTTAGCAAAACGTCCTTGCCAAGATCGGCTATCGCCGTATATCTCGCGTTTGAGGCGCTAACGGTTACGGCGTCTCCGATCTGATCGCTTGTCATGCTAGTCACGGCGCTAGAGGCGTAAATCTGATTTGTCGATTGTATCAACCCGCGCGCGAAAACGTCGAGAGCGTCTTTGTATTTTTGCAAAAGCCCGTCCGCCGCCTCGCCGGTATTCTCGTCAAAAGATCGCCCGCGCAAATCGAGTATCGCGCCTAGCTTGCCTCCCGTAATATCTTTGCTAATGTCGATTAGGCTCAGATCGCGTTGCTGAAAATAGACGGCGTTCTGCGCCCCCGCCCCGCTCGCCGTAGCGCTTGAAACGATCGGGTGAAAACTGTTGTCGCTGACAATCGCGAACCCGCCCAAAACTATCGAGTAATTCTCGTCGTAATCGGCGACGTTGGAGTCAACCTGCGTCATCGTCTGAACGCCCGTTTTTATGATCTGCGCGCCGGTAAGTTTCTGAATTTGCAGCTCAAGATTATCGCGCTCGTCGCGCAACTGGTTCGCGTGGCTGTAATCGCTCGCTTCGACCTCGCGTATTTTTTGGTTTATGCTCGCGATCTCTTTGGCTAGTTTATTAACCTCGTTGACGACGCTTATAACCTGTTCGTTCTCAAGCCTCTGCATTTCGCTTAGTTTGTCGCGTATCTGGCGCATACTCAAGGCGAGATTTTTCGCGGCTTCGGCGACGACTGTTTTTTGCGAGCTTTCCGTAGGATTAGCCGAAAGTTTCTGCCACGCGCTGAAATAGTTCAACAGATCGCGCTGAATGCCCGCCTCGTCAATATCCGGAAAGTATTGCGACGCATCCTGAAGCGTCTGCGTCATATGTTCGTAAAACTGTAGGTTTGTCGCCGCGTCGCGATAGCGGGCGTAAACAAACTCGTTATGCACGCGGATCACCTGATCTACGGTCGCGCCCGTACCTATATCGCCCGGATTAACGTGCAGGGAGAAACGAGAGCTTATATCGACTTTTTGGCGCGTGTAGGACGTATTTTCCGCGTTGGCTATATTGTTGGAGATAATATCGGTAGCCAATTGAGAGACTTGCAAACCGGAATAGCTTGTCCATAGCGCCGAAATTAAAGACATCGATCAGCCTCTCGTTTCCAAAAAACCGGCGTTAGCGAGTTTAACGCCGTCGTAACCATTTTGCTCGCTCGGCAAAATAGCGCGCAAAAGCGACGAGTAAAACTCGCCGATCGTCAAAACCAGCGAAACAAGCCGCTTATTTAACTTATGAAGATCAACTAACGAGCGTTTAAGTTTTTCTAGTAAATCGCGCTCTTCAAGAGTAATCACGCTGGAGAGATCGGCGCTCGGATTGTTCGCCGCGACCTTTAAGATCGCTTGATCCAAAAGCGTTTTTTGCGTCTGAAAAGACGCGACAAGGTCCTCTTTAGCCTTTGCGCGGTTAAACAGCTCGTCGTGTTTCGCCTCTTTAATATCGGATAAATCCGACTCGGTGATTGCGATTAGTTTTTCTAGCGTGTCGTTGGCGGTTCTAAGTTGTTTGGCGATCATCGTAAATGCCCCCTTCTGTTCCGAGAACGGGGCGAGAAGTTAAATCAAAGCCTCCGCTACTTTTTCGGCGGTCTTGTCAAGGTCAAATTTATATTTTCCCTGCTCAAGCTCTTTTTTGATCTCCTCGACCCTGTTTTGAGGTTTTTGAACCTCTTGCGCTTTCGCGCTATCTTTAGCGATACTTAAAGCCGCCGCGCCGCCGATTTGGGCTTGCGTAATGGGCGTAATCATTTGCTATCCTTTTTCCAAACTAACGGTTTGTTTATTTGCAACTAAATCGGCGGCATTCATTTTTCTTGAACCTCGTTTTGCAAGAAATTAAATAAAAGTTCGCTGTATCCAAACCCGCCCGACAACGCCGAAGCTAAAGTTTCGTGATAAAGCGATCGGTAAATCTCGCTCCCCGCGCCTTTGCCAAACAGCGGATTTTCCGCCGGCATAGCAATATCCAGCGTCTGCTTCAACAGTAGCGCCTCGAAGTTGTCCGTCTGCTCTCTTAGCGCGGCTTTAGTATTTGGCGCTCTATTGATTACGTCGCCCAAAATCGCGTTTCTAGGTAGCGCGGACTCGTAGGTTTCTATTGTCAATGTATCTCCAATTCCGCTTCTAACGCGCCGGAGCGTTTTAAGGCTTGCATAATAGCGATCACGTCGTTTGCGTTTGCGCCTATCTGTTGCAACGCGCCGGCGATATTGGCGACCGTAAGCGCTCTGCCGTCCGGCGAAAGACTTTCGTCGATATTAAGCGTGATCGCGTTGTGCGATATTACTACGGGATTGACGCGAACGTTCGTCCCCGCCACGATAACGCCGCTTTTTTCGTCGATCGTTACCTTGTTTGGAACAGAACTTGGAGCGTTTAGATTGCCCACCGCCGATAAAAACTCGACCATGCTTATATCTTTGGGCTTTTTAAGGTTAATGGATCGCGCGTCGATCGCGTTGGCGATTCGCTCGCCGTAACGCTCGTTAATAATATTCTGGATCGCTACCGCGCCGTCTAGATCGCTCTCCTTCAAGCTCAAAACCGCCGTTTCGCGTCCCGCGAGATCGAATCGCGCCTCCTGCTCTATAATCGCGCCGTTTACGATCCGCGCGCTGTTCGTCTGCGCGTTTCCAATCGTGGACAACGCCCCCTGCGCCAAAGCGTAAATGTTGCCGTCCGCGCCTTTAAGCGCCGTCATCAGCAACGTTCCGCCTTTCAGACTTTTAGCGTCGCCTATAGAACCCACTTGAATATCGACGCGATCGCCTTGCCTAGCAAACGGCTCTAGCTTAGCCGTTACCATAACCGCCGCGACGTTTTTGCTGTTGACGTCGCTTTGCGAGACCTTGATATTAACGCTTTGAAGCAAGTTAGCCAGCGTCTGCGTAGTGATCGCGCCCGTCGTTCCGTCGCCCGTGCCGTTTAGCCCCACCACCAGACCAAAGCCCATAAGTTGATTGTCGCGGATTCCTACGACGTTGGCGATCTCTTTGATCGGTCGCGCCAACAACGAGTTGACGCATACGAACAAAAAAAGCGCGATCACGGCGACGCGCGCCGCGCTCTCAAATCGATTAGCGCGCTCGTCGCCTCCAAGTAAAACGCTTAATCTGATCATCGCCGCTCCACACAAAACTTTTTCGTTTTGTAGCAACTAGCGTTCCAATAGATAGTAACTGAGCGTCGTTTTGCCAAACTTTCTACGTTTTGAAATCGCGAACGATCCTAAATTATCCTCTAGCCGAAAGCCTGAGCTGTGTTCTACGATAACGCCCGCCGCTACCGTCGGCGAAAGCGAGGCGATCGCCGCTTGCGTTTTTTCGTAAATATCCGAAAATCCTTCGCGGATCGAAAAGGGCGGATCGAAATAAAATCGCGCCCTTTTGCCGGTAGATTCCAGATACTTAACGACGCTTGCGATCAGCGCGAACGCGTCGCCGAAAAACAATTTCGCGTTATCTATCTTTAACGCGGCGATATTTTGCTCTAAAATTTTGAAAACCTCGCGATCGCGCTCTATAAAAATCGCGAAACCGGCGCCGCGGCTGATCGCCTCCAGCCCGACCGATCCGCTTCCGGCAAAAACTT
This window contains:
- a CDS encoding TolC family protein; translation: MKTVLAALFLAATLNALTLDQAIDLALKNHAKIAEARAAYYAANERENGAIANFLPTIGASQTRYDRETTTASSRQTTRFYANLNLFAGLGDYANARAANWTKNAKRYEFDATRADIILETKYAFYGYLKAKDTLAAAQENMRATQKQAKDARAFFDQGLIGSYERHAIAIEALQSEQTTLNALSALEVAKLTLQRVIAQPLSDEPIAPAPPKTTLFDRKRLNNLTLKNRSEIKSLLAQINAQKEQKTKALSPALPSADLQVAKEKYEYESGFSGIDEQTTTTLTLTWQLPGVVKPYFDREAALYDQRALESRLADLKRTLELQLASVSERLLLAEKAFEVAKESLKLAEENLRIAQNRFNEQIASASELIDADAALWKAKEQYTLYYYDKLLALADLERVTESDLTKP
- a CDS encoding helix-turn-helix transcriptional regulator, with the translated sequence MKVKMSLRRGAKGCEAILAVSNQEEAKSVAEAVCAFLRLSGHEIELDCENGGNEACPSIALKCLRLKHSLTQGEFAQKIGIKQNVISDMERGARRISVKTAKKIEAVFGAPYHRFL
- the flgK gene encoding flagellar hook-associated protein FlgK, giving the protein MSLISALWTSYSGLQVSQLATDIISNNIANAENTSYTRQKVDISSRFSLHVNPGDIGTGATVDQVIRVHNEFVYARYRDAATNLQFYEHMTQTLQDASQYFPDIDEAGIQRDLLNYFSAWQKLSANPTESSQKTVVAEAAKNLALSMRQIRDKLSEMQRLENEQVISVVNEVNKLAKEIASINQKIREVEASDYSHANQLRDERDNLELQIQKLTGAQIIKTGVQTMTQVDSNVADYDENYSIVLGGFAIVSDNSFHPIVSSATASGAGAQNAVYFQQRDLSLIDISKDITGGKLGAILDLRGRSFDENTGEAADGLLQKYKDALDVFARGLIQSTNQIYASSAVTSMTSDQIGDAVTVSASNARYTAIADLGKDVLLSKVQEGDMTIVAYDQNGDRIQSDIIVHIDPQTMSLWQVAEAINAQLSARNLDGEARVAGGQLTLVTGTTGASTKLGAALISEDMSLIRGALDMTGAKNLETLEATDIPFAVEDGTFTIGIYDVNGVQIAAREITIDKRSTNPLYSTLSGIAAQINMPRVDDNADNDMANDLDDFIVAGFDGNRLRIDVKDQNSELSFNIVDDKTGFAGAIGLNRFFDGSSAKNIDLNTVFKNDPAKIQAYDLPVVGNNEIANAMQQLQYQNVSFLNLDGSISSETIMGRYKFLAGTLAEDTATSVTSLETATAVENSVSTQFTSISGVNVDEELANLIRFQAGYSANARVISTIQIMLDALLGLKL
- a CDS encoding flagellar biosynthesis anti-sigma factor FlgM is translated as MITPITQAQIGGAAALSIAKDSAKAQEVQKPQNRVEEIKKELEQGKYKFDLDKTAEKVAEALI
- a CDS encoding flagellar basal body P-ring protein FlgI, whose protein sequence is MIRLSVLLGGDERANRFESAARVAVIALFLFVCVNSLLARPIKEIANVVGIRDNQLMGFGLVVGLNGTGDGTTGAITTQTLANLLQSVNIKVSQSDVNSKNVAAVMVTAKLEPFARQGDRVDIQVGSIGDAKSLKGGTLLMTALKGADGNIYALAQGALSTIGNAQTNSARIVNGAIIEQEARFDLAGRETAVLSLKESDLDGAVAIQNIINERYGERIANAIDARSINLKKPKDISMVEFLSAVGNLNAPSSVPNKVTIDEKSGVIVAGTNVRVNPVVISHNAITLNIDESLSPDGRALTVANIAGALQQIGANANDVIAIMQALKRSGALEAELEIH
- the rsmD gene encoding 16S rRNA (guanine(966)-N(2))-methyltransferase RsmD, translating into MNCAKIIGGSLKGRKFLLPKINGARPTKSIARESIFDALQGEIEDLAFVEVFAGSGSVGLEAISRGAGFAIFIERDREVFKILEQNIAALKIDNAKLFFGDAFALIASVVKYLESTGKRARFYFDPPFSIREGFSDIYEKTQAAIASLSPTVAAGVIVEHSSGFRLEDNLGSFAISKRRKFGKTTLSYYLLER